In Microplitis demolitor isolate Queensland-Clemson2020A chromosome 10, iyMicDemo2.1a, whole genome shotgun sequence, the sequence gtgATTCCAGACATTTATAACTTACAGGTCTTAATAATAAGGAATCATGTGGAGAATTTAATAATGAGCTTGAGGTATATCAATGGTCTATTGCAAACTAGTAAATGGACGTGTCAAAGTTATCCTGAATATTAAAACTATTAcagctaattaattatacatcaaGGCATCAAGTGccgcataaaaataataaaagaaaaaaaacagttcACATttgcatgtaaaaaattatattcttgcGGTGATCAtccaacaatttaattaaatagtctTCACTGGAATTATCGtactgatattaattattaatttttctcaggtttttattgtgttttttttttttttttttttcaaggcaCTAGATCATTATATCGAATTAATCGTACCTGATTTAATTCACAAGAATTTCTAAACACCTTGTCAACAGGTACacggaatatttttattttttaacgtaaTATTTACGTTATTacaatataacaataatattaatctataataataacaataataataataaatatatttatttgttgattttaaaaattttcaaaaactccGAGTACGATTCccagttcaatttttttttattcattatcattattatcattattattattaacagctAAACTATAACATTACTATATGGtacatttgtatatctatTTGTTCCAgaaacaaaagttatttatattattcacaTTTTAAATTGTACTACAATTTGGTTATAAAAAGTatgatttaacttttttattgtttattttcatttatttactgaacgaaataattaatcccgactaaatatttttcacgagaaaaaattaattataatattaattagcattaattatttcggtcaataaaaaaattatttacgttattacgctctttatatttaaaacttaagtaCCAACTAATTCtcattgatataaataatcatatctACTAGAATTACAACTTTCAGATCCTGCCACAACTAAATTCTGGACCCAGCGTccgtttttaaaattcaaacatcTCAAATGTGGCAACATTatcattgttatcattattattatttaaataactgtttttttaatatcctaAAATACcttaaatcataattattatcaattagaacaagctatatatactataatatttacaaacgGATTCAACACAACATTTctcaaattttcatcattttttttttttttaaatacaatatatatataatatataataataataataataataataataataataataataataattataaacataaaacaTAAACTgcggaaaaacaaaaaatttctaaccgctaaattttaattataatttttttcaatcatcgTCTAATACCACAATTACGTTCATTTTATTccatacttttaatttaaatcactcGATTAATTCACTCTTACAATTTAAACACTCATACGTCACACATCGTCATGCCATTCtcaatatgaaattaaaaaaatcataatgataataataataataacacatAATCAGTTATacgtaatataaaataataaaaatataataatccgttaaattattttcatcatacgCTATATACAAAATCCTCGATGACTTGATATGactatcatttattaattataattattgatactaTTACTGTCTGTAATAaactattacaattattatttttttgttttgcatcattagatgttttttttttttgttatttttattattttttttcttactcaataattgaataataataataataatcgtagTACCGCCTTGCAATTAATTAAGTGTacttaaaaaatctaaatgcGTAAAGCGTATTGCATTGCCTTCCCCCAATACGTCTGTCTCAAATAATTAACGTCTGACGACAAAACATTAGCAGATTAGCAGACTTGAGACACAATCGACGTACGAGCAACAACAACCTGGATTGTCTTGATGACTTATCATTTgctcgattttaaaaaatctaaatcgATGGAAGAATGTCAATCAGCCATCAGTTTGTTAATGAACATctccaaataattattatttttaacgagCCAGGATCAAAAGTGGACATCTCTGACGTCAGTAGGTGTGCCCGCCTTTTCATGTTCCATTATCTTGTCCTGGCTCGTGTTCTGATCCCCCAACGGTCTCAGAGGTGGGCTTTTACCCCCGGTTTGATTTGACGACTGGTACTGATCACTGGTGCCGGCGATTCGCGCCTGCGACACCATTTCTTCAACTTGTTCGAGGCATCCTTGTAAGTAatcctaaaaaataataataaataattaataaattgtcaagtaataatttagtttatgATATAGACCCATGCCGAGAACTATCGAATATATAAAAGCTGAGAATTGAAAAGTTTCTTGTGCTAAAACATATGCCCGGCACCTGCTCTTTAATATcatatgacattttttttttatttcttaaactccggataaaatttacatattgttattattagttataACATGTGGtacttttatgattttaaatagataattatttgccgaaaaaaaaatgtatatgtgtatatatatagatatatgtatttgaataattattgaacaaaCCTGTTCAATGGCTGTGATACGGGTAAGTTCATCGAGCAGTCCAGCAAGTCCATAACCACTTTTTCCAGTCCAATCGAGTCCGTGAAGTGCCGCTGCGATGCTAGCAGCTGCAATCATACTCGGCGTGTACATTGAAAATTTGTACTctgtaacaaaataaatagacaGACAATTAGCGACGTCTGCTTGGATAATTATAACTCGATATATTTTAGAGCCTCGTGTAACACTCAAAAGTCTGTACTAACTAAACCAATAACTATAACTATAACTATAACAATATACATTTAAAGAGCTCaactgtaataataataataataataataataattattattattattattgtaagaGTGTTAATGCCGTAATGAAATCTAGCTATCAAAGATAACGCAGGAATGCGATAagcgtgaaaaataaaaaggctTCGGTGGATTTTCTTTAACCGGTTAAACATCATCAGCTCCAAGACGACGACTCGGGGACTAAATATACCAGACGGTCTCCATTATTTGCCATCAGTCTGGCCTTGGAATAACCGATACACCGTTCAAAATTGCAATTATCTACTTACACTAGTCCATAAACAAGCTAAATTTTATTCGACccgcaaaatttttaaattttcccgccgtgagaataaaaaaaatcttcggGAGTATTTTATGCGCAATTTAATGCGCATAAAACACAGGAAAGAATGATacgggtttttattttttattttttgtctgcTACTGCAAACTGCTACCGCAGAACGACCCAGCTACGGCGGAGCCACTACAGGGTGGTTTCGAAAAAAGaaagtataattatattacgCTGCGGTTATTTTAAGCTGTACTTTAAGAGGATGTAACAAAATTCACACATGGTACTCTATATGGTGTTTTGAGGGTAACCAGCGATAGCATACAACAGTTAGTGTACTCCAacaacagaaaatttattctcacCTCTCGCGCTGAGTGCAATGAAGGTCTGCGCATGCCGTTTTATCATCAAAAAGTCCCATGCCCGTGAATCAACTGGGAGACGGCTGAGGATGTGCAGGAGAAAGTCACCAGGCGTTACCGCTGACAATTCCCATTTTAACTTTGAAACCACCAGCTGCTCCCACCTCTGTAACATTTATGTttctttagaaatttttaaattacaatttactgcattttaaatattaaatttaaataatagcgATTTTCAAATGGGTTTTGgagtaaaatcatttattttgaatcaatGGAATAGTGAATTAGCTCAATACCAGGtcaaattattctttaataaattgtctttgTATTGGTATACAATGTAACCCACTTCAGAATAATCAAAAGAGTGCAGAGATGATTAAACGTCAGTGAATAGCTCGAAATAATAAtgtcgatcgtaaagcacagAGCGCGTCGCGCTGGAggtggcaaaaaaaaaaatgatattatcaAGGTCTGGATTAAAACCGCAACTCTAGTACCCTCGAGCTAGATCCTCGAGTTAAGATCGAGTATAGAATTAAATTGGTATCCAGTATGAGCGTACGCAGCGTACCGTGGCTTAACTTAAAGAGTAAAAAGGAAGtatgaaaagaaataaacgCGTAGGCACCGTTGTGTCGAGCGTGACGATCTCGTATCCTCTCTTTCTTTATGTACATATATCTTTGTCTGTGTTACTGGTGATGGCTTTGTTTCATTCACCTGGACACACGATACTTCCCATCGCCCCAGCACACAACCACACAACCACACACTacacagtaatttttaacaaacttTCTCGCCTGTAGTATTATATAGTACGCTACGTAGTACTATGAAGATCTTGCaattacgataaataaattatatttaagacAATGAAACAATTGTCACACACGTAATACTACTAGTAGTACTCCAACTCCTACTACAACaactatcattatcattatcattattattattattattattattatatcaacAAGTACTTACTAGTGTAAAGGGGCTTTTTAATTGCCCGATTAACTTTCTGATAactatttgttatttaatttctatcgGTGGTATTCGGTATCGGTATGCTATCGTACCAAgggagagataaaataaaccGAGTGGAGTCTTATTGTTGACGATCGTCGACATACAtacaataattgtttatttttattgtattgcTATAAGGTGAGCAGGTAAAAGGGCATGCGTGGTAACGTGTAAGTGTATCGGTTCGCACGCACgcttttctaaatttatattttgttgccACACATCCTTgtgacgttttttttaaatcgacttATCAGCTGTCAATTAATAACTGGCTATTAatgaattgtttttaattagactgtcgattaaaaataatttaacgattGAGCGTTAAAACCagtagttaatttttaaaaaaattcctaaattactttatctttattttattgtcttttACGTAATGACTCGGCCATTTTTAAATCCATATTTTTGGTGAATCAatggattataaataataaaaggcgttggagataaaaatttattagatgaTGTTAtgtaagttattaattttgatggtGAGATTTGGGACGTGAGCGAAAAGAAGCAGACACGTGGGCGACAAAATCGCGGTACCTCTGACACCAAAAcgtttttatgtataaaaccGACTAGTGAATCATCAGCATTCTACTTTTAgaaaactaatttaattataaaaaaagttaagaaaagaattaatatattaaataaaagctcACTAATATAAATCTTAACGGAATCTTTTTAGATCGGGTACATATTCGCAGAAAGACGAGACGCTTATACCTGCCCGACAAATTCCCCGAACTGGGGTACGTATTATCTGGGTTCAACCAGCAATCGATAGGATATTGGGATCCTTTGGATACGTATACGCTCttccgaaataaaataaagagtaTTGTAAGTattggaataaataaaaaaaggaattttaaaataaaaatgtctgaGAAGCCGAAGGCGTCGAGCATTTTAGCCAAAATAAGGTACAAAGAGCCAGATTACATTCGCATACTACAGCTTTTTCCATTCTTATGCTTATAAAtcttgttttttcttttttttccgcTTCAATATCCCGCTTCAACATTCAAATCCCACCACCGCTTTCCCGGCACTCTCTGAAGTGTCCTTTCTTCCTGGAAGAGCCTCACATCTGCTATTCTTTCTCTTGTTACCAGCCCTATCCTCcgttgttaatttatattttaaatgcctCGAAAAAAATCCAGCCGAAAAATTCGTAGCAGCCATCACAGGCACGTTACGACACTTAAATCTATTACGGCTCCAAAGATCTCGGTGTTTGATCAGCAGtcattgattaaatattaattgccCGGGACCCGCACCGATTGCTAgattagaaagtttttttctgacttctcaggtttaatttattttaaataaattaattcattcattgattaaataattgtttaaattttaaattaacctaactaatagttataataataataatgataatgataataaggCTAAAATATTGCCAGTAGTTTTAGGACATGTCATTTTAATCGTATAAGGCCAAACGTTTCTCTTGAAACGTCACATCCGCAGAGCTAATGTTAGAAAACTCACATTGAATTTGTCATGTACGTGTAAaagagtgtgtgtgtgtgtgtttgaaAAAGTTTAGACCACACAAATACATCTTTACAAGTCAAGTTAAGACCTCATGGCCGGTCAATAACTCCCACCAATGGGCCATAGTCACGGCCACTTTGACTAGAGGATGCCATCATAGCCAAACTATGTATGTATTTCTAATagcattataataatatatatgctGAGAATGATATTCCCCTCTATTGGGCTCTGGTGTAAGATAATCAAGCTAATTGATTGatgaatatcattattaatttttttatctttcattaAATTACTGAGTCTTGaggaattttataattccCATGGTTATatttcacaataaatattttgcgaaatatttgtattagtggatacatatatttatcgtcatcatcatcttgttttttaatatttttcttcctcttcttTTTCTTGTTTCTTTTTCTAATGGTTTAAATTGTATGAGAAAGCCTTGCGGGCATTTTTTAACTGCGAAATTCCATCCGGTTTTACGATCCGGCTGTGTCTAAATCTCTGACACAATGAAGACCCTGAGAAAACGACTAAGAGGATTGATGACGAGTTTCATCGGCAAAtggtcttttaaaatttatacatgtagtaagtgttgaataaaaaaagaccTTTTTAATAACTGGCGCTTCAAAGTAAATATCGAATAGaaagtttatgaaaaatatctcATGCGAAAAACTTTTTACTCTTCTTCCGCTGGTTTTAGTCTTAAAAAACTTCCAGTTCCGGCCACCATGTGTTCTTGCTTACAACTTACGAGCATAGTAATCGAGCCACAAGGTGAATGCACCTGTTGCACcttggaaatatatataaatatataaataaatatatacattgacGTCGACAGGTGGTCTTGACTTTGTCTTGAGTCTTTTCTTCAACCCTTTGTATCttccaataataaaaataataaattatttccattaaaaaatatcgtagagctgaagaatttaaatacCGATTGGTATCCAcccacaaaattttaaaattaccaacAGGTCGACACATGTGCCTTGTAATTTACGAATGTGTTGTGGCTCGtagtagtgaaaaaaaaaaaaaaaaaaaaaaacaagaaaaaaaaattatatatatggggGGAATTAGTGTAGATTGAGGGGGATCTTGCGCGAAGCTCAAAGCAGGTGCAAAAAACACTCGTTTATAAATTAGACGGAGTGTAGCGAATATGTTCAAGTCACGTGCTCTTTAATTGCGTGGGCAGGTGCTCGATAATATCCGTCAGCTTTAAGCTAGAGTTAACTTTTAACTCTAATCATCACTCCAATGCTCttgcattaaataaaacactCGATTTGGTTGGTTGCATCTGTCAGTAGAGTCCGCAATTACTAGATCGCTTGACTCGGCTTATATACCCAGATTGTGATCGAACTTCAACTTATTGTGATTCTCACGTGCAGAGCTTggatattgataataaataaataggaaTAGTACAATGTAATGAAACGATAATACTGGGAGCAGCAGCTGTAAAAAGTAATAGCTGTGGGCACGCTTCGACTTGTCGCAGAGGTGAACTCTTTTATGAATTCTTCATCTGTTTCGTAAGTcggtattatatattatacgatatatatgtacataagtGTAAAGAAGAAATGAATAAGAGCAAGTTTAAGAGCGAGTATTATGttgagaagagaagagaataAGAAAAGAAGAAGAGAAGGGGTGCATATGCATTTTATGCATCCATCTGAGTAGCAGCTGCTGGCTGAGCACGGGCCCGGTGCACCCTTCCGAAGACACCACCTGGCTCTCACCTGCTCTTGCGTTTCTTTTGTGGCTCCTGCAGGGACCAGCAGTATAGCAGTAGACCCACCCGGCCGGAATTTCATCagttttgttattatttaacatcctgagtgaaaatatttgatcgaatatacGCTGAATAAGAGCCGAGAAGGCTAAATCTGACCGAAATCACACCGGaactatacaattttattggaaaaagcCAAAAAGTGGCAGATAAATTAAGTCGGCGTTTTTTCtgccataatatttttttttttttaatagaattatagaaaattttcaagcttacgcctaaaaaaaattttattcttttgtcgacttgaaattttttgacctgGTATCgctttatacatatacatttatttataagatggcaactttaatatttattgagctCTAACTTTTCGTTGACAAAAGCATTTATCAcaactaaatttaatggatttgttaattaactaaCGAGTAAACCTCGAGGATCTCTCTAATGTTGATATCACGAGCTGTTATCTATTGAGGCTCGGGCTATCGGCTGTTTACCCAACTTCAAACTTGTACTTTAAAGTtcttagaaataaattaagaacTTTGACTAGACAATGTCTGACGTAATCAAATGTCTGATTGCACggggttatttttttattgaaatatttgttcaaaaaaaggTTGTCAATGAAAAGTAATATTGACAAAGTTTGTTCTTTAAATGAGCGTGTGAGTTCGCACGCACTAAAAACGATAGATGAGGTCACCCGAGGGGCGGCTGAGAGCACGATTCTGATTACAAAACAATAAATCTAGTGATTAAACTGCGTTGGTATTACGATACTAATTTTGCTCTGtctaaacttttatttatatattattcaattcaatattattatcattatttttttttattcttaaattatttgaacaataatttttatgtaaaaattcaaGCCACGTGCACTTTCTTCATTGCCGAGATTATAATCAACTTTTAACTGATAAATATAACGTTACGTGTTAAATAAacatagatttttttcatcataaacataaaataaaactatatatatatttatatatatataagaaaaaaaaaattatcaatgataaagtttatgaagaaaaaaatattttttatcaacaataaaaaatctataaggtcaagttcaaaataaaatatttattgaaataaaaaggaagtaaatttgataattaaaaaaaaaaaaaaaaaaaaaaaaaaaaaatattattatagtttatGAATTGTTAAATTTCTCCTATGAAATAGCAGTACTCCGTTTTGTCTGTACCCCCTCCCCTACTCTTTTACTACTAGATAGTATCGTCACACgtgcaaatatatatttctcagTGTTTAACCTTGGTAATGTTAAAAAACTAGCGGTACCTAAACTAATACAATTATATTCATGACGTTGTCCAt encodes:
- the LOC103571676 gene encoding G1/S-specific cyclin-D2, which produces MDLLCCETTEETECHAYPDPALLGDDRVLQNLLKTEERYAPSSSYFECVQRDITPLMRKIVAEWMLEVCEERKCQEEVFPLSMNYLDRFLSICPIRKTQLQLLGTACLLLSSKLRETRPLTADLLVYYTDNSITLDDLWRWEQLVVSKLKWELSAVTPGDFLLHILSRLPVDSRAWDFLMIKRHAQTFIALSAREYKFSMYTPSMIAAASIAAALHGLDWTGKSGYGLAGLLDELTRITAIEQDYLQGCLEQVEEMVSQARIAGTSDQYQSSNQTGGKSPPLRPLGDQNTSQDKIMEHEKAGTPTDVRDVHF